CTTGCTGTGAACCACGAGCGCCAGTTCCGTGTTGAGCCGCGCCGAGCGCGGATCGAGATTCATGGAGCCGATCACGAGGATACTCCGATCGATCACATACGCCTTGGCATGCAGACTCGCGCGCGACGAAGAGCCGAAGAGACCGGGCGGCGGGCGGCTTTCGCCTTCGGGCTGAAGCGGCTTGAATTCGTACAGCTCCACGCCGTTGCGCAAAAGCGGAATGCGATACGGCGCGTAACCCGCCTGGACCGCGACGGCATCCGTGGCGGCGAGCGAGTTCGTCAGCACCGCGACCCGCACGTGGCGGCGCGTGACGTCGGCGAGCGCCTTCACGCCTACGTCGTGTGGCACGAAATACGGCGAGAGGATCAGGAATTCGCTCTGCGCGTTTTTCATCAGCTCGGCGAGCCGCGTCATCGGCGGGCTCTTGTAGTCGTCGCTCGGATGTTCAATTTTCGACGGCGAATCTGCTTCGAACTCCGCCCGCGCCCAGACGAGGCCCATCTCGTCGCGCGAGATCTGCTGGGCGAGCGGCGTCGCGTTGAGCGGCTTGGCGTTGAGCGGATCGGCTTCTTCGCGCCAGTGCTTGCGCAGGTCTTCGCGCGTCTTGTCGAGATCGGCTGGATCGAACTTTTGTTTGTTCAACACGCGCAGCGGGTACGAGAGCGTGCTGTTCCAGTAGTCGTCGAAGCTCGCGGAGACTTTGTGCACGACCGGGCCGGCGGTGAACATGTCAAGATCGCGAAATTGCAGCGTCGGGCTCGCGTTGAAGTATTCGTCGCCGAGATTTCGGCCGCCGACAATCGCAATCTGGTTGTCCGCGATCATCGCCTTGTTATGCATGCGGCGCGTGAAGTGGTTCAGCTTCGTGAAGAAGTTCTGCGTGCGTTCGGCGAAGCTGCGCTGCGCGCTGCCGTAAGGATTGAAAACGCGAATCTCGATGTTGTCGTGCGAGTTCAGCGCCGCCATGATGCGGTCGATGTCCTTGAAGTTCAGATCGTCCACCAGCATGCGCACGCGCACGCCGCGATCCGCCGCGTAGAGCGCGGCGCCGAGCAATAGCTTGCCGGTGTTGTCCTCTTCGGCGATGTAGTACTGCATGTCGAGCGTCTTCGTCGCGGCGCGCGCCAGCGCGACGCGCGCCTGAAGCGCGTCCGACCCGGTCGGCAGAAGGCGCACGGCGGATTCGCCCGGATGCTGCTTTTCGAGCGGCGCAAGCGCCGTTTGTAACGGCGTCGGCTCGGTCGCAGAGAGCGCGTGCGTCACCGGGCGATCGAACGCGGTGGCGGGCGGGCGCGTCGCGCAACCGGCGCAGACTGCGGCGATCATCGCCATGACCGCCGCGACCGCGATGCGGTGCGTGCGGTGTTTGCAGCTCGGCCACCTCGTTGTCTTGGTCGCGCCTGAAGCGCGCGCGACTCCCCATTCGGCTTGGCGAATTCCCCGGTTTTCCGACACTTCGCTTCCTCTTTTTTGTTTGTTCGATTCGGCTGCTTCGGTGCGACCGTTCACAGCAACAGCAGCTTCGGCGCGCAGCAAGAAGTGTTCTCGCCGACGCGACGTCTCGAAAATATTTTAGGGGAATTGACGTGCTGGCCAGGCGAGCGACCGCACGATGCGCGGGAATCGAAGGCCGAAAAAAAGCCCGCTCGGCAGAGCGGGCTATAACCCCTGTTACTGGAAAAAGTCTCAAGGAGGAGACGGGTTCATCCTAACAAGGCGTGCTCCACGGACCAACCAAGCAATCTTGCTTTGCATATGCCGTGGCAGGTGAACCGCTCAGGCGACGCTTTTCGGCGCGCCATCGACGCTCGCGGCTGCACGCGCGACGCCCGTTTCCACCATCCGCTTGCTGATGCGATGAAAGCGCAGCGTCATCAGCACGGCGACGCTCGCCAGTCCCGCCGCGAGCCCCCACCACAATCCTTTGGCACCCAGCTCGAAGTGAAATGCGAGCACATAACCGGTAGGAAAGCCGACGCCCCAGTAGCCGAACGCGGCGGCAAGCATCGGCACACGCGTGTCTTTCAGTCCGCGCAGACAGCCTGAGCCGACCGTCTGCATACCGTCGACGATCTGGAACACCGCCGCAACGCTCAGAAGCGATGCGGCAAGCGCGACGGTTCGCGCGTTCGCGGGATCGTCGAGATGCAGATACAGCCCGACGATCGCGCGCGGCACGATAATCAACACGAGCCCCGAGCACATCATGAAGCCCACGCCGAGCGCCAGCGCGACGAAGCCCGCGTGGCGCGCGGCGACCGGCACGCCCGCGCCGGCCCAGTAGCCGACGCGCACGTTCGCCGCCTGTCCGATGGCGAGCGGCACCATGAAGGCCGCCGACGCCACGTTGAGCGCGATCTGATGCGCGGCGAGCGGCGCTTCGCCGAGCAGACCGACCATCATGCCGGTGGCGAGAAAGAGCGTCGATTCGACGCCATACGTGATCGCGACCGGCCAGCCGATGCCGAAGAGTTCGCCCATGAGCGGCAGATGCGGCCGCGCCGCGGCGACGAAATGCCGGTAGCGCGGACGCAGATGCAGCAGCGCGACGAGCGACAAAGCGGTCAGCCAGACGGTGATCGCGGTCGCCGCAGCGGAACCGAGAAAGCCTTCTCGCGGCAGGCCGTATGCGCCGTGGATCAGCCCGTAGTTCAGAAAGCCGTTGACGAACACGCCGCCGATGGACACCCACAGCAGGCGCTTCGCCGCGCCGATGGCCGGCAAGAACGCGCGCATCATGCCGATGCCGATCAGGCTGCCCGGCG
This Caballeronia sp. LZ062 DNA region includes the following protein-coding sequences:
- a CDS encoding MATE family efflux transporter, translating into MQSHTSRATRAHRRHPSLSRHAVDTARLAAPLAIAQLSQMAMGVTDTILLGSLGPDALAAGGLGANMFFVVVTLLQGVLTSVSVAVAHARGADAEERVPGIYWTGLVLSVLLAVPAFVLLSCAEPILLAFHEPATLAHNVGEYCAVLRWSTPGSLIGIGMMRAFLPAIGAAKRLLWVSIGGVFVNGFLNYGLIHGAYGLPREGFLGSAAATAITVWLTALSLVALLHLRPRYRHFVAAARPHLPLMGELFGIGWPVAITYGVESTLFLATGMMVGLLGEAPLAAHQIALNVASAAFMVPLAIGQAANVRVGYWAGAGVPVAARHAGFVALALGVGFMMCSGLVLIIVPRAIVGLYLHLDDPANARTVALAASLLSVAAVFQIVDGMQTVGSGCLRGLKDTRVPMLAAAFGYWGVGFPTGYVLAFHFELGAKGLWWGLAAGLASVAVLMTLRFHRISKRMVETGVARAAASVDGAPKSVA
- a CDS encoding phospholipase D family protein, producing the protein MAMIAAVCAGCATRPPATAFDRPVTHALSATEPTPLQTALAPLEKQHPGESAVRLLPTGSDALQARVALARAATKTLDMQYYIAEEDNTGKLLLGAALYAADRGVRVRMLVDDLNFKDIDRIMAALNSHDNIEIRVFNPYGSAQRSFAERTQNFFTKLNHFTRRMHNKAMIADNQIAIVGGRNLGDEYFNASPTLQFRDLDMFTAGPVVHKVSASFDDYWNSTLSYPLRVLNKQKFDPADLDKTREDLRKHWREEADPLNAKPLNATPLAQQISRDEMGLVWARAEFEADSPSKIEHPSDDYKSPPMTRLAELMKNAQSEFLILSPYFVPHDVGVKALADVTRRHVRVAVLTNSLAATDAVAVQAGYAPYRIPLLRNGVELYEFKPLQPEGESRPPPGLFGSSSRASLHAKAYVIDRSILVIGSMNLDPRSARLNTELALVVHSKPVAEQVAALFERGISPKASWRVELASAAVMAELRRTGSPQSGLVWTSQEDIGTVTYNFDPEAGIYRNAMTGVFELLPVDEQL